Proteins co-encoded in one Ruegeria sp. HKCCD4315 genomic window:
- a CDS encoding HD domain-containing protein gives MATQPRAWQRMLSGRRLDLLDPTPVDIEIEDIAHGLAFVARWNGQTNGDFAYSVAEHSLLVEEIFGRISPKAPIKWRLAALLHDAPEYVIGDMISPVKSAVGPDYGALDDRLAAAIHIRFGLPAEVPKTVKRQIKKADKISAWMEATQIAGFSEAEATKFFGRPDKAVMEGLTITLRPPIEVRQAYTARHEDLLSQL, from the coding sequence ATGGCAACACAACCCCGAGCATGGCAGAGGATGCTGTCAGGCCGCAGGCTGGACCTGCTGGACCCGACCCCAGTGGATATCGAGATCGAAGATATCGCGCACGGACTGGCCTTTGTGGCGCGCTGGAACGGTCAAACCAATGGTGATTTTGCCTATTCCGTGGCCGAGCATTCCTTGCTGGTAGAAGAGATATTTGGTCGAATTTCGCCCAAAGCGCCAATCAAATGGCGGCTGGCCGCGCTGTTACACGATGCGCCGGAATATGTGATCGGCGACATGATCTCGCCGGTCAAATCCGCCGTCGGCCCGGATTATGGCGCACTGGATGACCGTCTGGCGGCGGCGATCCACATCCGGTTCGGCTTGCCTGCCGAAGTTCCGAAGACGGTGAAACGGCAGATTAAGAAGGCAGACAAGATCAGCGCATGGATGGAGGCGACGCAGATTGCGGGCTTTTCAGAGGCCGAGGCCACCAAGTTTTTTGGTCGTCCGGACAAAGCAGTAATGGAAGGACTGACTATTACCTTGCGCCCGCCAATTGAGGTGCGGCAAGCCTATACCGCACGGCATGAAGACCTGCTGTCACAGCTGTAG
- a CDS encoding NAD(P)H-dependent glycerol-3-phosphate dehydrogenase, which yields MSISVLGSGAFGTALAISLAGNGQVTLWSRDENQARQMQEARRNEARLPGVTLPPNIAATADIQEACTADTLLLAVPMQKLRQALTDHAPLLQGKTLVACCKGIELSTGLGPIAVIESVVPNANIALLTGPSFADDIARGLPTALTLACADAQIGKTLQAELTTTNLRLYRTTDTVGAELGGALKNVMAIACGATMGAGLGDSARAALLTRGFVEMQRFATARGARPDTLMGLSGLGDLVLTCSSDLSRNYRFGLSLGLNQSFDSQTTVEGVATARAMSDIAEKEGLDMPISTTVADLSHGAYSVSEAIQTLLNRPLKEE from the coding sequence ATGAGCATTTCTGTCCTGGGCTCTGGCGCATTTGGAACCGCACTGGCGATTTCATTGGCGGGCAATGGGCAGGTTACGCTGTGGTCGCGTGACGAAAACCAAGCGCGACAAATGCAAGAGGCACGAAGAAACGAGGCCCGCCTGCCCGGTGTAACCTTGCCGCCAAACATTGCCGCTACGGCAGATATACAGGAAGCGTGCACAGCAGATACACTTCTTCTGGCTGTGCCGATGCAGAAACTGCGACAGGCTTTGACGGATCATGCACCCTTGTTGCAGGGCAAAACACTGGTTGCCTGCTGCAAAGGGATCGAATTGTCCACGGGCCTCGGACCGATAGCCGTGATTGAAAGCGTTGTACCAAATGCCAACATCGCGCTGCTGACCGGGCCCAGCTTTGCTGACGACATCGCACGCGGCCTGCCAACTGCGCTGACACTGGCATGTGCAGATGCCCAGATCGGCAAAACGCTGCAAGCCGAACTAACAACGACAAATCTTCGTCTTTATCGCACGACCGACACGGTTGGGGCCGAGCTAGGCGGTGCGCTAAAAAACGTTATGGCCATCGCATGCGGCGCGACAATGGGGGCCGGATTGGGCGACAGTGCGCGCGCGGCATTGCTGACCCGCGGCTTTGTTGAGATGCAGCGATTCGCCACGGCCCGGGGCGCGCGCCCTGATACTCTGATGGGATTGTCGGGACTGGGTGACCTTGTTCTGACCTGTTCGTCTGACTTGTCGCGAAATTACCGTTTTGGCCTGAGTTTGGGTCTAAACCAGAGTTTTGACAGCCAGACGACAGTCGAAGGTGTCGCCACAGCGCGCGCCATGTCGGACATCGCTGAAAAAGAAGGGTTGGACATGCCTATCAGCACTACGGTGGCGGATCTGAGCCACGGTGCATACAGTGTGTCTGAGGCCATTCAAACCTTGCTCAATCGACCCCTTAAGGAGGAATAA
- a CDS encoding COG4223 family protein, producing the protein MEKRGGFVPALLGGAVAAVVGFALGNGGLLPGGTDNSDALAALESKLADQSDQIAKLSQTLANTPDVSGLTDQVKALSDKLAPVEGDLNAVKSSVDALSGQVTPLSERIATLEKAPIEANASPEATAAFEAELKKLQDSLAAQRAEVEKMVSDAQALEAKASAEAQTASNAAVLSRVHGQLDAGQPYSELVAELKAGGVDVPDALSAPADKGVETLSSLRASFEPAARNALANARDADKGTGLIAFLQRQTGARSVTPQEGDGPDAVLSRAQAALADGDLSKALSELKSLPEAAQTAMADWEQAAQTRVAAVDAANTLASGLNSN; encoded by the coding sequence GTGGAAAAGCGCGGTGGATTTGTGCCCGCTTTGCTGGGCGGTGCTGTCGCCGCTGTAGTCGGATTTGCGCTGGGCAATGGTGGGCTGTTACCGGGTGGAACCGACAACTCGGACGCTCTGGCGGCACTGGAATCGAAACTGGCGGATCAGTCGGATCAGATTGCGAAGCTGTCTCAGACGCTGGCAAACACTCCAGACGTTTCTGGTCTGACCGATCAGGTCAAAGCCCTGTCTGACAAGCTGGCACCGGTCGAAGGTGACCTGAACGCGGTCAAATCATCAGTTGATGCGCTGTCCGGTCAGGTCACGCCTTTATCGGAACGGATCGCAACGCTTGAGAAAGCCCCAATCGAAGCCAACGCATCACCCGAGGCCACTGCCGCATTTGAGGCTGAGCTGAAAAAGCTTCAGGATTCGCTGGCGGCGCAACGGGCTGAGGTCGAAAAGATGGTGTCGGACGCGCAAGCGCTCGAGGCGAAAGCATCTGCCGAAGCTCAGACGGCATCAAATGCTGCGGTTCTGTCTCGTGTGCATGGGCAGTTGGATGCGGGCCAACCCTATTCCGAACTGGTTGCGGAATTGAAGGCGGGTGGTGTCGATGTGCCTGACGCATTGAGCGCGCCGGCTGACAAAGGTGTGGAAACCTTGTCGTCACTTCGGGCTTCTTTTGAGCCAGCAGCCCGAAATGCTTTGGCAAACGCGCGTGATGCGGACAAGGGCACCGGCCTGATTGCCTTTTTGCAACGGCAAACGGGTGCGCGTTCGGTCACGCCACAAGAAGGGGATGGGCCGGACGCCGTTCTGTCGCGCGCTCAGGCTGCGCTGGCGGACGGAGACCTGTCCAAAGCGTTGAGCGAGCTGAAATCACTTCCCGAAGCGGCGCAGACCGCGATGGCCGATTGGGAGCAGGCGGCTCAGACACGGGTCGCTGCCGTCGATGCGGCGAATACTTTGGCTTCTGGCCTGAACTCGAACTGA
- a CDS encoding DUF2853 family protein — protein sequence MGKRDELIAKYAEDLKSKCGMDPDMDLLTKVTIGCGPAIYDADAATVAASQDSELETVKNNFLIKKLGLADGPELMEGINKAMETYGMSERNKYRAVVYYMLTKHFGKEAVYG from the coding sequence ATGGGCAAGCGCGACGAGTTGATCGCTAAATACGCAGAAGATTTGAAAAGCAAATGTGGGATGGACCCCGATATGGACCTGTTGACCAAGGTCACCATCGGTTGCGGTCCGGCGATTTACGACGCAGACGCGGCAACAGTTGCAGCCAGCCAAGACTCCGAACTGGAAACAGTCAAGAACAACTTCCTGATCAAAAAGTTGGGTCTGGCCGACGGGCCGGAACTGATGGAGGGGATCAACAAAGCCATGGAAACCTACGGCATGTCCGAGCGCAACAAATACCGCGCCGTGGTTTATTACATGCTGACTAAGCATTTTGGCAAAGAAGCGGTATACGGCTGA
- a CDS encoding YciI family protein: MLIALIAKDKPDAQQTRLDNRAAHLAYIEETGVVSQAGPLLNGDAMIGSLIILDVADTAAAQTWADNDPYAKAGLFQSVELIPWKKVIG; encoded by the coding sequence ATGCTGATCGCTCTCATCGCCAAAGACAAGCCCGACGCGCAGCAAACCAGGCTGGACAACCGCGCCGCTCACCTAGCTTATATCGAAGAGACGGGCGTGGTTTCTCAGGCGGGGCCCCTGTTGAATGGTGATGCTATGATCGGGTCGTTGATCATTTTGGACGTCGCCGATACCGCCGCCGCGCAGACCTGGGCCGACAATGACCCCTATGCCAAGGCGGGGTTGTTTCAATCGGTTGAGCTGATTCCATGGAAAAAGGTGATCGGCTGA
- the tsaD gene encoding tRNA (adenosine(37)-N6)-threonylcarbamoyltransferase complex transferase subunit TsaD yields the protein MVQTLTVLGLESSCDDTAAAVVRQTEGAHAEILSSVVHGQTDLHSAYGGVVPEIAARAHAEKLDICVKQALEAADLDLRDMDAIAVTAGPGLIGGVMSGVMCAKGLSAATGLPLIGVNHLAGHALTPRLTDGISFPYLMLLVSGGHCQYLIAHGPEQFTRLGGTIDDAPGEAFDKTARLLGLPQPGGPSVEAEARAGDPKRFRFPRPLLDRPGCDLSFSGLKTALMRMRDQIVAEKGGLTRQDRADLCAGFQQAIVDTLAEKTRRAMDQYLVLNPSEPVIAVAGGVAANSAIRAALETVCAEKGTRFTAPPLPLCTDNAAMIAYAGLERFRTGARDGLDLTARPRWPLDQRSPAMLGSGKKGAKA from the coding sequence ATGGTGCAAACACTTACCGTGCTGGGTTTGGAAAGTAGCTGTGACGACACGGCTGCCGCCGTTGTGCGCCAAACCGAAGGCGCGCATGCTGAAATCCTGTCGTCGGTGGTACATGGTCAAACCGATCTGCACAGCGCCTATGGCGGTGTTGTGCCCGAAATCGCCGCGCGTGCGCATGCGGAAAAGCTGGACATCTGCGTAAAACAAGCGCTGGAGGCCGCTGACCTTGATCTGCGCGATATGGATGCCATAGCCGTCACAGCGGGCCCTGGCCTGATAGGCGGCGTCATGTCTGGCGTCATGTGCGCCAAAGGGCTGAGTGCCGCGACCGGTTTGCCCCTGATAGGCGTCAATCACCTTGCCGGGCACGCGCTGACACCGCGCCTGACAGACGGGATCAGCTTTCCCTATTTGATGCTTCTGGTCTCTGGCGGCCATTGCCAATACCTGATTGCTCACGGACCCGAGCAATTCACGCGCCTTGGCGGCACAATTGATGACGCGCCCGGAGAAGCCTTCGACAAAACAGCGCGCCTTCTGGGCCTGCCACAACCCGGTGGTCCGTCTGTTGAAGCTGAGGCCCGCGCAGGGGATCCCAAACGCTTTCGCTTTCCCCGGCCGCTGCTGGACCGGCCCGGTTGCGATCTGTCCTTCTCGGGGTTGAAAACGGCTTTGATGCGGATGCGCGACCAGATCGTTGCCGAAAAGGGCGGGCTGACCCGTCAGGACCGCGCGGATTTATGCGCCGGATTCCAACAAGCGATTGTGGACACCTTGGCCGAGAAAACCCGACGCGCGATGGACCAGTATCTGGTCCTCAACCCTTCCGAACCCGTCATCGCCGTTGCCGGAGGCGTCGCGGCAAATTCGGCTATTCGAGCTGCGTTAGAGACTGTTTGTGCGGAAAAAGGCACGCGATTCACGGCCCCGCCGCTGCCCTTGTGCACAGACAACGCCGCCATGATCGCCTATGCCGGGCTGGAGCGTTTTCGCACCGGCGCGCGCGACGGTCTGGACCTGACCGCACGTCCCCGTTGGCCTCTGGATCAGCGCAGCCCCGCAATGCTGGGCAGTGGCAAGAAAGGGGCCAAGGCATGA
- a CDS encoding EVE domain-containing protein produces MAYWLFKSEPSTWSWNQQSAKGDSGEEWDGVRNYQARNFMRQMAVGDRGFFYHSQKDKSVVGIVEVCAEAHPDSTTDDDRWECVDIKAVRPFAKPVTLDQIKGDERLAEMVLVKNSRLSVQPVTEDEWKVICALGDTQPD; encoded by the coding sequence ATGGCGTATTGGCTGTTCAAGTCCGAACCTTCAACCTGGAGCTGGAACCAGCAATCCGCAAAAGGGGATAGCGGCGAGGAATGGGATGGCGTGCGAAACTATCAGGCGCGCAATTTCATGCGGCAGATGGCCGTTGGGGATCGCGGGTTCTTTTACCACTCGCAAAAAGACAAATCAGTGGTAGGCATCGTCGAGGTCTGCGCCGAAGCTCATCCAGATAGCACCACCGATGATGATCGATGGGAATGCGTGGACATCAAGGCAGTTCGTCCCTTTGCCAAACCGGTGACGCTGGACCAGATCAAGGGGGACGAACGTCTAGCTGAAATGGTGCTAGTCAAGAACTCGCGCTTGTCGGTGCAGCCGGTGACTGAGGACGAATGGAAGGTGATTTGCGCATTGGGCGACACGCAGCCTGATTGA
- a CDS encoding uroporphyrinogen-III synthase has product MTRPRAASKRFVAQLPTRVRSRVQVIYSPILEIRPLSVAVETEGVKGLIFTSANAVNAAASKGVDRTLPAYCVGPSTTGTAKGYGWQAEMVGAAAEELVGYLLKNRPDSPLLHLRGEHTRGNIAARLTESGLTVREQPVYQQLLLPLTPEAADAADRNLPVIAPLFSPRTARHFADIWSGSAPLWLAAISQATADPLYSMDYAHLKIAKAPTPKKMRKAVKKLVKHVLRVEGGEVPD; this is encoded by the coding sequence ATGACCCGCCCGCGTGCAGCCTCGAAACGGTTTGTCGCGCAGTTGCCAACCCGCGTCAGATCCCGGGTTCAGGTTATCTATTCTCCTATTCTCGAGATCCGACCCTTGAGCGTCGCGGTCGAAACAGAGGGAGTGAAGGGCCTGATTTTCACCTCGGCCAACGCGGTGAATGCGGCGGCTTCCAAAGGTGTTGATCGCACGTTGCCTGCTTATTGCGTCGGTCCGTCGACGACCGGGACCGCCAAAGGTTACGGCTGGCAGGCCGAGATGGTTGGGGCCGCAGCCGAAGAGCTTGTGGGATATTTGCTGAAGAATCGGCCCGACAGCCCTTTGTTGCATTTACGGGGCGAGCACACTCGCGGCAATATCGCGGCTCGACTTACCGAATCCGGTCTGACTGTGCGCGAGCAGCCGGTTTATCAGCAGCTTCTGTTGCCGCTAACACCCGAGGCGGCAGACGCCGCAGACCGAAATTTGCCAGTCATCGCCCCATTATTTTCGCCGCGCACGGCGCGACATTTTGCCGATATTTGGTCCGGCTCAGCGCCGCTTTGGCTTGCCGCAATCAGTCAGGCAACGGCCGATCCCCTTTATTCCATGGACTATGCGCACCTAAAGATCGCCAAAGCGCCGACACCCAAGAAAATGCGTAAGGCAGTTAAAAAGCTTGTAAAACATGTGTTGCGGGTTGAGGGAGGCGAGGTCCCCGATTAA
- a CDS encoding extensin family protein has product MTQTSGRRRFLYSAASFIFRLAVVVILLGGGGWWLLAHPNTPVPSYWNPLRDLKISAPVTPVTKWQLNRALAHEAQCRAALAEAGVQFPAMQDLVVDQNCGISGRGLLSQLVTARMEPVETSCTTTLRLAMWEHHVVQPAARDLLGTDITRLRHIGSYNCRRMRTAQGENSGWSSHARADSIDIIGMDTADGRTLTLLSDWQGAEPEAAFLRQIWRGACEWFRVVLGPDFNRLHADHFHLQGPGWGYCR; this is encoded by the coding sequence ATGACGCAGACTTCTGGACGCCGCCGGTTTTTGTACTCGGCGGCGTCTTTCATTTTCCGGCTGGCAGTCGTGGTGATCCTGTTGGGCGGAGGGGGATGGTGGCTGCTGGCGCATCCCAATACTCCGGTGCCTTCTTATTGGAATCCGTTGCGCGATCTGAAAATCAGCGCGCCGGTGACGCCGGTCACAAAATGGCAGCTGAATCGCGCGCTGGCGCATGAGGCACAGTGCCGGGCGGCTTTGGCAGAGGCTGGTGTGCAATTCCCGGCAATGCAGGATCTGGTTGTCGATCAGAATTGTGGCATCAGCGGCCGGGGTTTGCTGTCGCAACTGGTCACGGCGCGAATGGAGCCTGTGGAAACCAGCTGCACCACCACCTTGCGCCTGGCCATGTGGGAACACCACGTTGTGCAACCCGCTGCGCGCGATCTGCTTGGGACCGACATAACCCGATTGCGTCACATCGGCAGCTATAACTGCCGCCGTATGCGCACCGCGCAGGGTGAAAACAGCGGTTGGAGCAGCCACGCCCGCGCGGACTCGATCGACATTATCGGTATGGATACGGCTGATGGTCGAACGCTGACCTTGTTGTCTGACTGGCAGGGCGCAGAACCGGAAGCCGCTTTTCTGCGCCAGATCTGGCGCGGGGCTTGCGAGTGGTTTCGCGTTGTTCTTGGCCCTGATTTCAATCGTTTGCACGCGGACCATTTCCACTTGCAAGGCCCCGGTTGGGGATACTGCCGATAG
- the ahcY gene encoding adenosylhomocysteinase, which translates to MAGDYIVKDISLAGFGRKELDIAETEMPGLMSLRAEYGESKPLKGARIVGSLHMTIQTAVLIETLVALGADVRWASCNIFSTQDHAAAAIAEAGIPVFAIKGQTLEEHWDYLDKSFLFDEGPNMILDDGGDATLYILLGARAEAGEDIIPVPGSEEEEVIKKQIAKRMEASPGWFTKMRDQIQGVSEETTTGVNRLYQLVKDGHLPFPAINVNDSVTKSKFDNKYGCKESLVDGIRRATDTMMAGKVAVVCGYGDVGKGSAASLRGAGARVKVTEVDPICALQAAMDGFEVTLLEDEVASADIFITTTGNKDVIRIEHMRAMKDMAIVGNIGHFDNEIQVASLKNHKWTNIKEQVDMIEMPSGNRIILLSEGRLLNLGNATGHPSFVMSASFTNQVLAQIELFTKGDQYNNEVYILPKHLDEKVARLHLDRIGVKLTQMDADQAAYIGVKPEGPYKPEHYRY; encoded by the coding sequence ATGGCTGGGGACTATATCGTTAAGGACATTTCACTGGCCGGGTTTGGTCGTAAGGAATTGGACATTGCTGAAACCGAAATGCCGGGGCTGATGTCCCTGCGTGCAGAATACGGTGAAAGCAAACCTCTGAAAGGTGCGCGTATCGTTGGATCGCTGCACATGACCATCCAAACTGCCGTTCTGATCGAAACGCTGGTGGCGCTGGGCGCGGATGTGCGCTGGGCCTCGTGCAACATCTTCTCGACCCAAGACCACGCGGCTGCTGCGATTGCTGAGGCCGGTATTCCTGTTTTCGCCATCAAAGGTCAGACGCTGGAAGAGCATTGGGATTATCTGGACAAGTCCTTCCTGTTCGACGAAGGCCCGAACATGATCCTGGATGATGGCGGCGACGCGACGCTTTACATCCTGCTGGGTGCTCGCGCTGAGGCGGGTGAAGACATTATCCCTGTTCCGGGCTCGGAAGAGGAAGAGGTGATCAAGAAGCAGATCGCCAAACGCATGGAAGCATCGCCGGGCTGGTTCACCAAGATGCGCGACCAAATTCAGGGTGTGTCCGAGGAAACCACCACTGGTGTGAACCGCCTGTATCAGCTGGTGAAAGACGGCCACCTGCCGTTCCCTGCGATCAACGTGAATGACTCGGTCACCAAGTCGAAATTTGACAACAAATACGGCTGCAAAGAGTCGCTGGTCGACGGCATCCGTCGCGCCACTGACACCATGATGGCCGGCAAGGTTGCCGTGGTTTGCGGTTACGGCGACGTGGGCAAAGGCTCGGCCGCTTCGCTGCGCGGCGCCGGTGCCCGCGTGAAGGTCACCGAAGTTGACCCGATCTGCGCCCTTCAGGCTGCGATGGACGGTTTCGAAGTCACCCTGTTGGAAGACGAAGTTGCCAGCGCGGATATCTTTATCACCACCACCGGCAACAAGGACGTGATCCGCATCGAGCATATGCGCGCGATGAAGGACATGGCGATCGTTGGCAACATCGGTCACTTTGACAATGAAATCCAGGTTGCCAGCCTGAAGAACCACAAATGGACCAACATCAAGGAACAGGTGGACATGATCGAGATGCCTTCGGGCAACCGCATCATTCTGCTGTCCGAAGGCCGTCTGCTGAACCTCGGCAACGCCACTGGGCACCCCTCGTTCGTGATGTCGGCATCCTTTACCAACCAGGTTCTGGCGCAGATCGAGCTGTTTACCAAAGGCGATCAGTACAACAACGAGGTCTACATCCTGCCCAAGCATCTGGATGAGAAAGTGGCCCGCCTGCACCTGGATCGCATCGGCGTGAAGCTGACCCAGATGGACGCCGATCAGGCTGCCTATATCGGTGTGAAGCCGGAAGGTCCCTACAAGCCGGAACACTACCGCTACTAA